The window GGATCCGGCTCGAACGAGAACAGCGTCTGCGGTCCGTCTTCGGGCTGCTCGTCGCCGACGTACTCGACGACCATCGGAGCGATTCGCCGCGCCGCCGCCGACTGCGACAGCATCGACCTGAACTCCGTGAACACGATGTGCAGTTCGTCGACGCCGAGGACACCGTCGGCGCCCGCGTCGTCACCTTCGTCGTCGGCACCGGACATGAACGACGCCACCAGGGTGTCGGCGATCTCCTTGGCGTTCTCGTACGTAGGCCGCTCCGAGAATCCCGACCACGACTCCGTCACCTCGCGCTGACGGAAGTTGAAGTAGCCCTGTGCCTTTCGCCCGACCGTGTACACGACCGGTTCCTTGCCCTCTTCGCGCAGCAGCGCGAACAGCTCCTCGGACTGACGGAGCACGTTGGCGTTGTACGCGCCGCAGAGTCCACGGTCCGACGACACCACCAGCACCGCGGCGCGTCGCGGGTTTTCCCGCGCGACGAGCAGCGGATGATCCAGCGCGCTGGCGCTGGCAAGCTCGGTGAGCATGCTGGTGATCTCGGTGCTGTAGGGCCGAGCCGCTTCGACTCGGGCCTGCGCCTTCGCGATACGCGACGTGGCGATCAGTTCCTGGGCCTTGGTGATCTTCTTGATCGACCCGGCGGAACGGATGCGCCCACGTAGCTCGCGCAGTGTTGCAGCCATCTAGCTCTCCAGACCCTTTCGGTCTTACTTCTTGGGGGCCGGCTTGCGGACCTTGACCGATTCCTTCTCGACGTCCGCCTCGTCCATGGCCTCGGCGTCGGCCTCGTTCACCACGACCGAACTGCCGTCGGACGCCGAGAAGCCCTTCTTGAAGTCGTTGATGACGTTCGTCAACTTCTCCTCGGTGCTCTCCGACAGCTTCTTGGTCTCGCGGATCTCCTGGAGGATGTCGTCGTGCGAGGCCTTGACGTGCTCGAGGACTTCCTGCTCGAAGCGCGAGACGTCCTCGACCGGGACGGAGTCCAGGTGGCCCTTGGTGCCGAGGAAGATCGCGACGACCTGGTCCTCGACCGAGTACGGCGTGTACTGCGGCTGCTTGAGCAGCTCGACCAGGCGGGCGCCGCGGTCCAGCTGCGCCTTCGACGCCGCATCCAGGTCCGAGGCGAAGGCCGCGAACGACTCCAGCTCGCGATACTGCGACAGCTCCAGACGCAGCGAGCCCGCCACCTCTTTCATGGCCTTGATCTGGGCGGCGCCGCCGACTCGGGACACCGACACACCGACGTTGATGGCCGGCCGGACGCCCTGGTTGAACAGGTCGGACTCCAGGAAGCACTGGCCGTCGGTGATGGAGATGACGTTGGTCGGGATGAACGCCGAGATGTCGTTGGCCTTCGTCTCGATGATCGGCAGACCCGTCATCGAGCCGCCGCCGAGCTCATCGGAGAGCTTCGCGCAACGCTCCAGCAGACGCGAGTGCAGGTAGAAGACGTCGCCGGGGAACGCCTCACGGCCCGGCGGGCGACGCAGCAGCAGTGAGATGGCGCGGTAGGCGTCGGCCTGCTTGGACAGGTCGTCGAACACGATCAGCACGTGCTTGCCGTCGTACATCCAGTGCTGACCGATGGCCGAGCCGGTGTAAGGAGCCAGCCACTTGAAGCCGGCGGCGTCGGAGGCCGGCGCCGCGACGATGGTGGTGTACTCCATCGCGCCACCCTCTTCGAGGGCGCGCTTCACCGACGCGATCGTGGTGCCCTTCTGACCGATGGCGACGTAGACGCAGCGCACCTGCTGCTTGGGGTCACCGGTCTCCCAGGCCTTGCGCTGGTTGAGGATCGTGTCGACGGCGACGGCGGTCTTGCCCGTCTTGCGGTCGCCGATGATCAGCTGGCGCTGGCCGCGGCCGATCGGGGTCTGGCTGTCGATGGCCTTGATGCCGGTCTGCAGCGGCTCCGAGACGCCCTGCCGCTGAACCACCGACGGCGCCTGCAGTTCGAGGGCGCGACGGGTGTCAGACTCGATGTCGCCCTGGCCGTCGATCGGCTGACCGAGCGGGTTGATGACACGGCCGAGGAACGCGTCGCCGACGGGCACGGAGAGCACCTCGCCGGTGCGCTTGACCTGCTGGCCTTCTTCGATCTTCTCGAATTCACCGAGGATCACGGCGCCGACGCTGTGCTCGTCGAGGTTCAGTGCGACACCGAGGACGCCACCGGGGAATTCCAGCAGCTCCTGGGTCATCACCGAGGGCAGTCCCTCGACGTGGGCGATACCGTCGCCGGCATCGATAACCGTGCCGATCTCTTCACGCTCGGAATCGGCGGTGAAGGAGGAGACGTAGTCCTCGATCGCCCCTTCGATGTCAGAAGCGGAGATTGTCAACTCTGCCATGGCTTTTCGTCTTCCTGCCTTTGTGTTTGTTACTGCTCGAGTCTGGGCGGGTCAGTCCGGCAGCCCGGTACGGGCCGCGGCCAACCGCGATGAGATAGAACCGTCGATGACCTCGTCACCGACCGTGATCAGGAGACCGCCGAGCACGTCGGGATCCACGTCGAGCTGGACCGACACCGGGGTGCCGTAGATCCGGCTCAGGATCTCGGTCAGGCGGGTGCGCTGCTCCTCCGAGAGATCGGCGGCGGCCGTGACCTCGGCGACGGCCTCGCCGCGGCGCGCGACGGCGAGTTCGGCGAGGTCGCTGACCGCGGCGTCGGCGGGCTCGCCACGCAGCAGTTCGACGGTCTGGGTCAGCAGCGCCGCGACGGTGCCGTTCACCTCACCCGCGCTGTCGACGACCTTCTTCAGCAACTCCACACGCTTGTCGGTCGGCACCGTGGTGTCGGCGAGCAGCCGGCTGAGCTGCGACTGCGAATCGAGCAGACGGCCGAACCGGAACAGCTGGTCCTCGACCTCTTCACTCTGTCCGTCGCGTTCCGCACGGGCCAGCAGCGCCAGGCGTGCGACATGCTCGAGGGCGTCGATCAGGTTGCCTTCACCGGACCAGCGCTGGGCGGTCGCGGTCTTGAGCAGCTCGAGGGAATTGCTGCCGAGCTTGCCGTCGAACAGCCGCTCGACGAGCCGGGTCTTGGCCGTCGAATCATCGGTGGGCTCGGCGAGGTGCTTGTTGAGCGTCGTCTCGCTCAGCAGCAGCTTCGCGACACCGGACAGTTCGTCGGCCACCGTGGTCAGGGTGTCCGAGTCGGCGCCGTCGGCGACGGATTCGAACTTCTTGACCAGTTCGGCCAGCGCCTCGCGGCTGGCGGCCCGCAGGTTGAGCGTCGCACCGGCTTCGAGCACCGCAGGCGAGGGCGCCATCGCGTTCAGTTCTTCGAGGAAGCGGTCGACGGTCGACGCCTGCGCCGCGGGATCGGAGACATAGTTGCGGACGATCTCTTCGGCCTTCTCCACGGACTCCGCGCCGAGTCCCGACCGCAGCTGACGGATCAGCTGCTGGCGCATCAGCTGAACCTGCTGTGCGCCCTGGGATTTGATGCGTTCGGCCTCGGTGTCGGCCTGCTCGGCGAGTTGCGCGGTGATCCGCTCGGAATCCTGACGCGCTTCGTCGGTGACCTTCTGCCCCTCGGACTTCGCGTCCTCGACGGCTTTGGTGTGCATCGCATCGGCCTCGGCCAGCTTCTTGCTGGCCTCCGCGCTCTCTTCGAGAGCCGCGCGGATGGCCTCCTGCTGCTTCTGCATCATCGACTTCACCAGCGGGGCAACCCACTTCATGATGATGAAGACGATGACGGCGAAGCCGATCAGCTGTCCGATGAAAGTCGACATCTACTGGCTCCCACGCGTGTTCACGTCCACACCCAGGATCCGGCTCGCGAGCGTCGCCGACAGCGCGTCCACAGACGACTGAAGCTCCGACTGCGCGGCCGAACCCTGTTGTGTCAACTTCTCATCGGCCGTCTTGACCGTTTCGGCGACCTCGCCGTTGGCCGTCGCACGCTTCTCGTCGACGACCTGACGGCCCGCCACCCGGGCCTCGTCGCGGATCGAGGACGCCTCACCACGGGCTTCGGCCAAGGTCTTGTCGTAATCCGCTCGCGCCGCGGCGACCTGTTCGGCCGACTTGCGGTTGTCAGCGGCTGTCTTGGCCAGCATCGCCTCCCGCTCGGCCAGCACCTTGCTGATCGGTGGCACAACCCATTTCGCGATCACGCCGAGCACAATCAGGAAGATGAGCAGTACGGCGAAGAAGGTGCCGTTGGGGAGCAGGAAGTTACTGGTCCCGCCCCCCTCCTCCGCCGCGAGTATGGCGGAGGCGAGGTTCGTCGATGTCAGATCACCCATGTCGCTGAATTAGCCGACCGGCGTGGCGAAGACGAACAGGGCCATGAAGGCGAGGTTGATGAAGTAGGCGGCCTCGACCAGACCCACCGTGATGAAGAACGGCGTGAACAGTCGACCCTGGGCCTCCGGCTGCCGGGCGATGCCCGAGATCAGCGCGTTACCGGCGATACCGTCACCGATACCGGCACCGATGGCACCGCCGGCCATGATCAGACCACCGCCGATGAGTGCGCCAGCAGCGATTGTGGGGTCCATTTCCTATCCTCCTTGATATCTGACAGAGGGTCTCTGTCAGGGGTTTGTGTGGTCCTTACGTGTTACGGCAAATAGTTCTGTGAGGGTCGGTGCGCTCAGTGCTCGTCGTGGTCCAACTCCATCGACTGGCTGAAGTACAGGATCGTCAGCAGCGAGAAGATGAAGGCCTGGATCAGACCGACGAACAGGTCGAAGGTCTTCCACACCGCGTTGGGCAGCCACTGGATGTACCAGGGGAACATCGCGATCAGCGCCACCAGGATGCCGCCGGCGAAGATGTTGCCGAAGAGTCGCAGTGCCAGCGAGATCGGCTTGGCGAGCTCTTCGACGACGTTGATCGGCGCCAGGAAGGCGACGTGGCCCTTGACGACCTTGATCGGGTGGCCGACGATACCGCGACGCCAGATGCCTGCCGCGTGGTAGCAGATGAACACGAACAGTGCGAGCGCCAGCACGAAGTTGATGTCGGAGGCAGGAGGCTTGTAGAGCTCACCGGCCGCACCGTCGGAGCCCCCGTACTGCAGCGGGAGCACCGCGAGCCAGTTCGAGACCAGGATGAAGACGAAGATCGCCACGGCCAGCGGAAGGACGAACGGCGCGACCTTCATGCCGATCGCCTGCTCGATCTGTCCGCGCATCTGGATCGTCAGGGCTTCCCAGAAGAGCTGCACGCCACCGGGGACGCCGGTCGCGGTCACCTTCGACTTCAGATAGAAAGCGAGTCCGATGACGATGACCGCGGTGATCGCGGTGGCGAGGATCGTGTCCCCGTTGAACGTCATACCGAACAGCTCGAACACCATGGTGTGATGCCCGACGTGGATCGGGGCACCGCCTTCCTCAGCGGCGAGGACAGTCTCGAACATCTGCGTCATTGGGGTTAGCTCAATCCTTCGCTTCCGTGTCTGCCACGTCGAGTCCCTCGCTGCGGATCTTGCGCAGTACCGGGAGGCTGGTGCTCATCACCAGCAATGCCTGGAAGATCGCGAGGCCGAAGAGCACCGCGAGGCCACCGTTGTCTTTGAACAGGAAAGCGACCGTCAGACCGATCGCGGTAATCACGAGGAGTCGCGTCGCCGAGTTCAGCGCCATCTTCTTCTTAAGCGGATGATCCTCGGCGGTGATGCTCTCGACCGCGCGACGCACCAGCAGCGCATTGGTCAGGCCCAGACCGAGGCCGACGCCGAAGAACACGCCGTAGAGGATGTTGCCGCCGAAACCGGCGGCGACCATGGCGAGAGCGGTGAGCGCGACGCAGATGACGAGCAGGCGTACCGGCCGGAAAGCGACGGACGGAAACACCAACGGCGCGTCCTGCGCTGGCGTCGTCACGGCTTCACCTCAATCCCGCGGTCATCACACATGGTGGGTCTCGCTCCCGATGGTCCTGTGCGTGGCGCCCGTAGCGTAACTGAGGGCGACATGCGCACCGGAATCACCCAAGGGGTAGCTCCCTGTTTCGGTCGAAAATGTCGGTCTTCGTTCCGTTCCTACCGGCGCTCGTGATGGGAAACCGAGCGGCCGATGGCCGGAAACCCGCGAGGTCTTTTCGGGTTCTGCCAAAACCTTAACACATGGTGAGAGCCCGATAAGAGGGCCTACTACTTTTCGTCGTACACGCTGTCGGCCTCGTCGTTTCCGCGCTTGAGCAGCGGTATCAACGTCACCACGATCGCGACGACGATGGCGACCGCCATGACGATCGCGGTGTGCTTAGGGTCGACGAAGATGGTGCTCGCCGCACCGATCGCGACGATGCCGACCCAGAGGTAGATGAGGAGCACGACGCGTCGGTGGGAATGGCCGATCTCGAGCAGTCGGTGGTGCAGATGCATCTTGTCCGGGCTGAACGGACTCAGACCCTTGCGGGTGCGCCGGATGATCGCGAGCAGCATGTCGAGCGCCGGCACGAAGACGACGGCGACGACGAGCAGGAACGGCGACAGCAGCGCGAACACGTCCCGGGCTCCGTAGGCCGTCTGCGAGATCGGGCCGGCCGCGGTCGTGGCCGCCGCAGCCAGCATCAGTCCGATCAGCATCGACCCCGAATCGCCCATGAAGATCCGCGCTTTGTGGAAGTTGTGGGGCAGGAAGCCCAGGCATGCACCGGCGAGCACCACCGAGATCACCGCGGGCGGGTAGAACAGCACGTCGCCGCCGTGGTCGTGGAGCAGCCCGACGGAGAACAAGCAGATGGCCGACGCCGTGATGAGACCCAACCCCGCGGCCAGGCCGTCGAGACCGTCGACGAAGTTCATCGAGTTCACCAGTGCGACCGTGAAGGCGAGCGTCAGCAGGATGGACGCGACCTGGTCGAGGACGATCGTGCCGACCCCGCCGATGGGTATGTAGAGCACACTCCAGGCCACGCCCATCGTGACGAGCACGCTGGCCGCGGTGATCTGGCCGGCGAACTTGGTCAGCGCATCGAGGCCCCAACGGTCGTCGATCAGCCCGACGACCATGATGAGACCGCCGGCCACGACCACCGCCGGGAGGCCGGAGGAGTAGACGAAGCCTCGGGTCAGCGCGGGCAGTTGCGAGGCCAGCAGCACTGCGGCCACCACCCCGATGTACATGGCGAGGCCGCCCATGCGCGGGATCGGCTGCAGATGCACGTCGCGTTCACGCGGATAGGCGACCGCACCCCAGCGGGTCGCGAGCACCCTGACCCAGCCGGTCGCGAGATAGGTGATGATCGCGGCGGTCAGCCCGACGAGGGCGAGTTCGCGCAGAGGTACTCCCGCTCCGCGCTCGTCGAGCGCGAGAAGAGACTCCCCCGCCCGAGTCGCGGTGATCGTCGCTGAGGCCAGATCCACAGAACTCCAGGTCACTCGGTCGGGGCGAGGAGGCTCTGCGCCTCCACGCCCAGCACGTCGGCGATCGCCTCGAGCGTCACCGGACCCTGCCGCAGCACCCTCGGGTGCGCACCGGTGAGATCGACGATCGTGGAGGCGGCCTGCTGTTCGGCCGGCCCGCCGTCGAGGTAGACCTCCACGCGGTCGCCGAGCTGTTCTCGGGCCTGTGCCGCGGTGACGGCCGCCGGGCTACCGGAGATGTTCGCACTCGAGACGGCCATCGGACCGACCTCACGCAGGAGTTCGATCGCCACCGGATGCAACGGCATCCGCAGCATCACCGTGCCGTTGGCGTCGCCGAGATCCCACTGCAGGGACGGCGCCTGATGCACCACCAGGCTGAGCGCACCCGGCCAGAACGCGCGGATCAGCTCTTTCGCGCTGTTGGGAACCGTGTACACCAAGCCGGAAATGGTGTGCCAGGACCCGACCAGCACCGGCACCGGCATGTCGCGTCCGCGTCCTTTGGCGTCGAGCAGTGCGGCCACCGCCTCACCGTCGAACGCGTCGGCGCCGATGCCGTAGACGGTGTCGGTCGGCATCACGACGAGGCGGCCCTCCTTGAGGGCGCTGATCGCCGACGCGATACCGGTCGCCCGCTGCGCCGGGTCGGCACAGTCGAACAGTCCTTGACTCACCTCGCCACCCTCTCACCGTTCCGCACTGCGGTCACGAATCGCGGCCGCCCGGTCAGATCGTGTCTCGCCGTCACCTCGGTGAAGCCACCGGCGCGCACGAACACCTCGACGGTGGCCTGCGAGGTGGAGTCGTCGTGCTCGACAGCGCAGCGGCCGCCGGGGCGCAACAGCCGGGCCGCCACACCCGCGAGATGTTCGATGACGGCCATTCCGTCGGCCCCCCCGTACAGCGCATGCGCCGGATCATGCTCAGCCACTTCGGGTTCCAACTCGGCCGCATCCGGAATGTAGGGCGGGTTGGAGACCAGGAGATCGACGGACCTGTCGAGTTCGGTGAGCAGGCCGGCGTCGGTGACGTCGGCACGCACCACGTGCACGGCGGTGCCCGCGGTGTTGCGCCGGGTGTAGACCAGCGCATCGTCGGAGTCGTCCACCGCGAATACCGTCGCCCCGGGGAATCCCTGCGCCAGTGCCAGGGCCAGCGCGCCGGACCCGGTGCACAGGTCGACTATCCGGGCCGATCCTGAAAGCGGTTGCGCGAGCGCCCATTCCAACAGTGATTCGGTTTCGGGGCGCGGAATGAACACGCCGGGTCCGACGTCGACGACAACGGGTCCGAACGCCGCGGTGCCGGTCAGGTGCTGCAACGGGACCCGTGCGGCGCGCCGGGCGGTGAGGTCCCGATAGCGAGACAGGAACGCGGCGTCGGGTTCGACGAATGCCACCAGGCCGCGGTCGGTCCCGGCGACGTGGGCGGCGAGCAGCTCGGCGTCGACCCGCGGCGATCCGACGCCGGCGGCCGCCAGGGTCTCGGCAGCGTCGGCGATCACCTGGCGCATGGTCACCGGCGGGTCGGCCACGGTCACGTGTTCTGCAGCCGGGCTTGCCTGTCCGCGGCCGCGAGGGCGTCCAACAGCGGGTCGAGATCGCCGTCGAGCACCTGGTCGAGGTTGTGCGCCTTGAAGTTGATGCGGTGGTCGGCGATGCGGTTCTCGGGGAAGTTGTAGGTGCGGATGCGCTCGCTGCGGTCCACGGTGCGGATCTGGCTGGCACGGTCGGCGGACGCATCGGCCGACGCCTGCTCTTCGGCGAGCGCCTGCAGCCGCGCGGCGAGCACCTGCATCGCGCGTGCCTTGTTCTGCAGCTGTGAGCGTTCGTTCTGGCAGGTGACGACGATGCCGGTGGGCAGGTGCGTGATGCGTACCGCGGAATCGGTGGTGTTGACGCCCTGGCCGCCCTTGCCGGAGGACCGGTAGACGTCGACGCGCAGGTCCGACTCGTCGATCTGGACCTGTTCGACCTCGTCGGGTTCGGGGTAGACCAGCACGCCCGCCGCCGACGTGTGCACCCGTCCTTGGGACTCGGTGACCGGAACCCGCTGCACGCGGTGCACGCCACCCTCGAATTTCAGCCGGGCCCACACCCCGTCGGCCGAATCGCCCTTGCTGGCGATCGACAGCGTGGCGTCTTTGTAACCGCCCAGGTCGGACGTCGTCTCCCCCAGCATCGTGACCGTCCAGCCATGCCGTTCGGCGTAGCGGATGTACATCCGGGCGAGGTCTGCGGCGAACAGCGCGGACTCCTCGCCGCCCTCGCCGGACTTGACCTCGAGCACGATGTCGTCGGCGTCGTGGGGGTCGCGGGGCGCGAGCAGATCGGTCAGCGCCCGGTCGAGGTCACCGATCTGGTCGGTCAGCTCGTCGACCTCGGCCGCGAATGACGCGTCATCGGCGGCCAGTTCCCGCGCGGCCTCGAGGTCGCCGCGGGCGGCCTCGAGCTTGCGGTAGGTGGCGACGATCGGCGAGATCTGGGCGAACCGCCTGCCGACCTTGCGGGCGGCGCCGGCGTCGGCGTGCAGATCGGGGTCGGCGAGACGCTGCTCCAGCTCGCCGTACTCAGCGAGAATCGCCTCGATCGCCGGTGCGGCCTCGGCCATCTCGCCTCCTCACAGATATCGTCGCCACGGAACTTTGAGCGCGAAACGGCGCCCGGCCTGCGCGAAGTGCGGCAGATCGGGCGCCGTTGCGGGAGCTACTTGCTGCGCTTGCCGTAGCGCTTCTCGAAGCGGGCCACACGGCCGCCGCTGTCGAGGATCTTCTGCTTGCCGGTGTAGAACGGGTGGCACTGCGAGCAGACCTCGACAGTGATGTTGCCGCTCTTCTTGGTGCTGCGGGTGGTGAAGCTTGCGCCGCAACCACACAGCACCGTGGTCTCGACATAGTCAGGATGAATGCCTGATTTCATGGTTTCCTCTTCAATCGTGGGCCCGGGTCGCCCTTCCCAAAGCGGGAGGCTGCGGCGTGAACCGGAACCGAGGTGACGGCGGTCGCCCGGCCTGAGGCCGGCAGACTGCCACCGATTATGCCAGTTCGACCGCCAGCAGCCTAAACGCGCATTCGGCGGCCGCTATTCCTCGGCGACCGTGCGGTAGCCACTGCCGTCCCGGGTCCACAGTGTGCGGCCCGCCGGGGTGGTGCCCATCGCGACGAGTTCGCGTTTGAGCACCTTGTTGGTCGCGGTGCTGGGCAGTTCGTCGGCGATCCAGACGTAGCGCGGCCACGCCTTCGGTGACAGGTCGGGCTGCTCGGACAGGAACGTGCCGAACTCCTGCGGGGTCAGCGTCGCCTCGTCCTGCACCACGATCGCGGCCATGACCTGGTCACCGACGAACTCGTCGGGGACCGGATACACCGCTGCCATGCTGATGGCGGGCAGCCGGATGAGAATGCGCTCGATCGGTGCCGCCGTCATGTTCTCGCCGTCGACCCGCATCCAGTCCGCGGTGCGACCGGCGAGGTAGATCCAGCCGTCGGCGTCGCGGTAGGCGAGATCGCCGGACCAGAACATGCCGTGCCTCATCCGGTCGTCCGTGGCGTCCTGGTCGTTGTAGTAGCCGGCGAACATACCCGCGCCCTGCGTGTTGACCAGTTCGCCGATCGCGTCGTCGCCGTTGACCAGGGCGCCGTGGGCATCGAACTCCGCCACCGCGCACTCGGTCAGTGTGTCCGGGTCGTAGATGGCCACCCCGGGGAAGCCCTTTCCGATGGATCCGGGCGGGCAGCCGTCCTCGCGGGTGATGGTCACCGCGTTCTCCGTGGATCCGAAACCGTCCCAGACCTCGCACCCGAAGCGCCGGGAGAACTCGGCGATGTCGCGGTCGCCGGCCTCGTTGCCGAACGCCACCCGCAGCGGGTTGTCGATGTCGTCGGGCTTCTCGGGGCTCGCGAGGATGTAGGCCAGCGGCTTGCCGACGTAGTTCATGTAGGTCGCGCCGTAGCGGCGGATGTCGCCGAGGAAACCAGAGGCGCTGAAGTGCGCGGGCGCCATCGCGGCGCCGGCGTTGAGCGCCACCGACCATCCGGCCAGGACGGCATTGCTGTGGAACAGCGGCATCGACAGGTAGCAGACATCGCGCGGCGTCAGCTCGTAGCGGCCGGCCAGCGCGGCGCCGGCCAGCAGCACCATCGCGTGCATCATCTTGACGGCCTTCGGATCGCCGCTGGTGCCCGAGGTGAAGATCAGCATGTAGGTATCGGTTGCGGTGACCTCGCGGTGCGGGGTGAGTTCACCGGCGCGTCCGATCAGTTCCGACCACTCCGGGGTGCCGACGACGAGCACCCGGACGCCGGGGAGGTCGACGCCGTCGAGAAGACCGCGGTGGGCGTCGTCGGTGATCAGGATCTGGCAGTCGCCGCGCAGGACGTCTCGGCCGAGCGCGGATCCGCGCCGGGTGGTGTTGATGCCGCACAGCACGTAGCCGCCGAGCCCCGCGGCAGCCATCGCCGTGAGCATGTCAGGGGTGTTCCCGAGCAGCACGCCGACGTGCAGGGGACGCGACGGGTCCGCGAGGCCGATCAGCGCCGATGCCTGTGCAGCCGCCTCGCCGAGGTGTTCACGCCAGGTCCACGTCCGGTCCTCGTGCTTCATCGCGATGCCGTCGTCGGTCACCCGCTCCCGCAACAGCTGCTGAACCGTCTCGGCCACACCGCCACCCTTCACCCCGTGAACAGGTTCACACTTCTGTCTACTCCGCCGACCGCGCGCAGCGTACCTCAACCACAACACGGCCTTCGTTTGCGAAGATATGTCGATGAGCGTGGGCGCCTTCGCGAATTCAGCACCAGCCGATCAAGTGACGAGTCCGGTCGCGGATCCGCCCGTCGAACCCAAGGCCAGGACCGTCCGGGATCGGCTCATCGACGCCGCCGAACAGTGCCTGACGGCCAAGGGAATCCGCGCGACCACGGTGTCGGAGGTCGCCGAGGTCGCGGGTGTGAGCCGGGGCTGGCTCTACCGCCACTTCCCCGACAAGTCGGAGCTGCTCGGCGCGGCGATCGTGCGACTCAACGACGCGTTCTGGACCGAATCGCGCACCCGCCTCGACTCGGTGACCGGCCTCGATGAGCAGATCGCAGCCGGCGTCGCCCTTGCGCGCAAGGAATCCGAGACGCCCGGGGCGCTCGTGCTCAAGCTCCGCCAGGAGGAGCCGGAGGCGTTCACCGCATGTGTGGGACTCGGTGTGCGCGGGCTGATTCCCGAGATCGCGGCGTTCTGGGAGCCCTATATCCAGGCCGCGGTCGACCGGGGCGAGATCCACGCCGACACCGATCGCGCGGAGGCCGCGGAGTGGATCGCGCGCATCACCATGAGCCTGGCGACGGTGCCCGGAGAGCAGTGCGACGTCGACGACCACGAGTCGGTGCTGCGGCATGCGCGTCGCTACATCGTGGCCGCGTTCCGCAGCGATCCGGCGGGTACCTGAGTCAGCGCGCGTCGGCGACCGCCGCGGCGCGACCGGTGAGCACCATCAGCAGCTCACGGACCGGGGCCGCGTGCTCTCGCCCCGCGCCGACGGCGAAGTCGGCGTCGGTGGCGACCAGCCTGACGCCGGCAAGTCGCGTCCGCGCCCGGAAGGGGAAGCCCATCTCCCACACCCGTTCCGCGGCTGCCACCGCGGCATCCACGGGCATCGGCCGGTCGATGCCGAGCGGCACGCAGATGTCCTGAGCGTGTACCAGGACG is drawn from Mycolicibacterium gilvum and contains these coding sequences:
- a CDS encoding F0F1 ATP synthase subunit gamma, with product MAATLRELRGRIRSAGSIKKITKAQELIATSRIAKAQARVEAARPYSTEITSMLTELASASALDHPLLVARENPRRAAVLVVSSDRGLCGAYNANVLRQSEELFALLREEGKEPVVYTVGRKAQGYFNFRQREVTESWSGFSERPTYENAKEIADTLVASFMSGADDEGDDAGADGVLGVDELHIVFTEFRSMLSQSAAARRIAPMVVEYVGDEQPEDGPQTLFSFEPDPETLFDALLPRYVATRVYAALLEAAASESASRRRAMKSATDNADDLIKALKLSANRERQAQITQEISEIVGGANALADSR
- the atpA gene encoding F0F1 ATP synthase subunit alpha; protein product: MAELTISASDIEGAIEDYVSSFTADSEREEIGTVIDAGDGIAHVEGLPSVMTQELLEFPGGVLGVALNLDEHSVGAVILGEFEKIEEGQQVKRTGEVLSVPVGDAFLGRVINPLGQPIDGQGDIESDTRRALELQAPSVVQRQGVSEPLQTGIKAIDSQTPIGRGQRQLIIGDRKTGKTAVAVDTILNQRKAWETGDPKQQVRCVYVAIGQKGTTIASVKRALEEGGAMEYTTIVAAPASDAAGFKWLAPYTGSAIGQHWMYDGKHVLIVFDDLSKQADAYRAISLLLRRPPGREAFPGDVFYLHSRLLERCAKLSDELGGGSMTGLPIIETKANDISAFIPTNVISITDGQCFLESDLFNQGVRPAINVGVSVSRVGGAAQIKAMKEVAGSLRLELSQYRELESFAAFASDLDAASKAQLDRGARLVELLKQPQYTPYSVEDQVVAIFLGTKGHLDSVPVEDVSRFEQEVLEHVKASHDDILQEIRETKKLSESTEEKLTNVINDFKKGFSASDGSSVVVNEADAEAMDEADVEKESVKVRKPAPKK
- a CDS encoding F0F1 ATP synthase subunit B/delta codes for the protein MSTFIGQLIGFAVIVFIIMKWVAPLVKSMMQKQQEAIRAALEESAEASKKLAEADAMHTKAVEDAKSEGQKVTDEARQDSERITAQLAEQADTEAERIKSQGAQQVQLMRQQLIRQLRSGLGAESVEKAEEIVRNYVSDPAAQASTVDRFLEELNAMAPSPAVLEAGATLNLRAASREALAELVKKFESVADGADSDTLTTVADELSGVAKLLLSETTLNKHLAEPTDDSTAKTRLVERLFDGKLGSNSLELLKTATAQRWSGEGNLIDALEHVARLALLARAERDGQSEEVEDQLFRFGRLLDSQSQLSRLLADTTVPTDKRVELLKKVVDSAGEVNGTVAALLTQTVELLRGEPADAAVSDLAELAVARRGEAVAEVTAAADLSEEQRTRLTEILSRIYGTPVSVQLDVDPDVLGGLLITVGDEVIDGSISSRLAAARTGLPD
- a CDS encoding F0F1 ATP synthase subunit B, coding for MGDLTSTNLASAILAAEEGGGTSNFLLPNGTFFAVLLIFLIVLGVIAKWVVPPISKVLAEREAMLAKTAADNRKSAEQVAAARADYDKTLAEARGEASSIRDEARVAGRQVVDEKRATANGEVAETVKTADEKLTQQGSAAQSELQSSVDALSATLASRILGVDVNTRGSQ
- a CDS encoding F0F1 ATP synthase subunit C — its product is MDPTIAAGALIGGGLIMAGGAIGAGIGDGIAGNALISGIARQPEAQGRLFTPFFITVGLVEAAYFINLAFMALFVFATPVG
- the atpB gene encoding F0F1 ATP synthase subunit A; amino-acid sequence: MFETVLAAEEGGAPIHVGHHTMVFELFGMTFNGDTILATAITAVIVIGLAFYLKSKVTATGVPGGVQLFWEALTIQMRGQIEQAIGMKVAPFVLPLAVAIFVFILVSNWLAVLPLQYGGSDGAAGELYKPPASDINFVLALALFVFICYHAAGIWRRGIVGHPIKVVKGHVAFLAPINVVEELAKPISLALRLFGNIFAGGILVALIAMFPWYIQWLPNAVWKTFDLFVGLIQAFIFSLLTILYFSQSMELDHDEH
- a CDS encoding ATP synthase subunit I is translated as MTTPAQDAPLVFPSVAFRPVRLLVICVALTALAMVAAGFGGNILYGVFFGVGLGLGLTNALLVRRAVESITAEDHPLKKKMALNSATRLLVITAIGLTVAFLFKDNGGLAVLFGLAIFQALLVMSTSLPVLRKIRSEGLDVADTEAKD
- a CDS encoding glycosyltransferase family 4 protein, translated to MDLASATITATRAGESLLALDERGAGVPLRELALVGLTAAIITYLATGWVRVLATRWGAVAYPRERDVHLQPIPRMGGLAMYIGVVAAVLLASQLPALTRGFVYSSGLPAVVVAGGLIMVVGLIDDRWGLDALTKFAGQITAASVLVTMGVAWSVLYIPIGGVGTIVLDQVASILLTLAFTVALVNSMNFVDGLDGLAAGLGLITASAICLFSVGLLHDHGGDVLFYPPAVISVVLAGACLGFLPHNFHKARIFMGDSGSMLIGLMLAAAATTAAGPISQTAYGARDVFALLSPFLLVVAVVFVPALDMLLAIIRRTRKGLSPFSPDKMHLHHRLLEIGHSHRRVVLLIYLWVGIVAIGAASTIFVDPKHTAIVMAVAIVVAIVVTLIPLLKRGNDEADSVYDEK